One stretch of Armigeres subalbatus isolate Guangzhou_Male chromosome 2, GZ_Asu_2, whole genome shotgun sequence DNA includes these proteins:
- the LOC134214438 gene encoding dynein axonemal intermediate chain 4, translating to MAEFTKDNRFSTHAASTVSFQLEPSVCTIEEQKNVVKKSVSFLDEHAKPTDHISPFTLALRELLSCREQQEVVIDEIDYTPRSFAPPRYEQDNWDQLQARWCPGDDVQQTEPAKPSVDVAKVCSILSLDWTDDDESIKKSKSVSELDLKMEEAAQAPDKVEAFDLDQEPDFSGVIDRRSPSLEKDAKTYHVKILLTESDDIVLYEAASHTVARDSDEAAAVLEQNAYYDNKKKNRRTAMAAAEAQTPEMLLKSRGVNTERIMKQEVASFVSNYDMYDTYNDLERHTKEIDLAEASSKIEITTYSREGMEDIDDMLNRSENFHLSSMILQRLLAGNVYREKQKRFRNMYLPDPLDVNAKYLYRLETLWTYKTVETTRKAVASASWCPANGDIVAIAYGIYRFTKFDDRSSGYVCVWSIKNPVNPERRYQFSVPVTSVSFSKKTPQLLAIGLYDGSVQIWDIMDNSQRPVGVSERKSSPGFEPIWDIEWIESDDDKDEILTASQDGTIMKYTLNIGHYLLGYTQLRLDRVECETEGIKVETKKDGIEADRHPQALSLKIHPTHKDIYFIGTDEGCVHRCSINYSYQHSGVTRMHSGGVYCIEYSPWSPKVFLTCGGDWCIRVWIEEINEPILTLSTGFGPIQAAHWSPVNSTIIVSVTQDSVQLWDLKRRMLKPASFTTFGDSTTALTVVKFTNCGRSVLVGDSEGRTYICALEDMPFPPHFQYKELQSALYKSLVCKPELLKLVKRCGYLGY from the exons ATGGCCGAATTTACCAAAGATAACCGTTTCTCAACTCACGCTGCCTCGACGGTTTCATTTCAATTGGAACCTTCCGTGTGCACCATTGAAGAACAGAAAAATGTAGTCAAAAAATCCGTTTCTTTCCTGGACGAGCACGCAAAGCCCACCGACCATATCAGCCCGTTTACTTTGGCTCTGAGAGAATTGCTCAGCTGTCGCGAGCAACAGGAA GTTGTCATCGATGAAATCGATTATACACCTCGAAGCTTTGCGCCGCCGCGGTACGAGCAGGACAATTGGGATCAGTTGCAGGCACGGTGGTGTCCTGGTGATGATGTTCAGCAAACCGAACCTGCCAAACCATCCGTCGATGTTGCGAAGGTTTGTTCGATTTTGAGCTTGGACTGGACAGACGACGACGAGTCGATCAAGAAATCGAAGTCCGTTTCGGAGCTGGATctgaagatggaggaagctgcTCAG GCACCGGACAAGGTCGAAGCCTTCGACCTAGATCAGGAGCCGGACTTTAGCGGAGTGATCGACCGCCGCAGCCCCTCGCTGGAAAAAGATGCCAAAACGTACCACGTCAAGATTCTGCTCACAGAAAGCGATGACATCGTGCTGTACGAAGCGGCAAGTCACACAGTGGCGCGGGACTCCGATGAGGCAGCTGCCGTGCTAGAGCAGAACGCCTACTAcgacaataagaagaaaaacCGACGCACGGCGATGGCCGCAGCGGAAGCGCAGACACCCGAAATGCTGCTGAAGTCACGCGGCGTCAATACGGAGCGGatcatgaagcaggaggttgcATCGTTCGTGTCGAACTACGACATGTACGACACGTACAACGATTTGGAACGGCACACCAAGGAGATCGATCTAGCGGAGGCATCGTCCAAGATAGAAATTACAACCTACTCCCGAGAGGGAATGGAAGACATCGACGATATGTTAAACAGAAGCGAAAACTTCCATCTGTCGTCAATGATATTACAGCGCTTGTTGGCAGGAAATGTCTACCGAGAGAAACAAAAACGATTCCGAAACATGTACTTGCCGGATCCATTGGATGTAAATGCAAAATATCTATATCGTTTGGAAACGCTTTGGACCTATAAGACGGTAGAGACCACGAGAAAAGCGGTGGCCAGTGCAAGTTGGTGTCCTGCTAATGGTGATATAGTAGCGATCGCCTACGGAATCTACCGGTTCACCAAGTTCGACGATCGTAGCAGCGGTTACGTGTGCGTTTGGAGCATCAAAAACCCGGTCAATCCGGAAAGGCGTTATCAATTCTCGGTGCCGGTAACATCGGTATCATTTTCTAAGAAGACACCGCAGCTGCTGGCAATTGGTTTGTACGATGGATCGGTTCAGATCTGGGACATCATGGACAACTCGCAAAGACCAGTCGGTGTGTCGGAGAGAAAGTCGTCACCTGGTTTCGAACCGATTTGGGATATCGAGTGGATTGAGTCAGACGATGATAAAGATGAGATACTGACAGCTTCGCAAGACGGCACCATCATGAAGTACACGCTGAACATTGGGCATTACCTACTCGGGTACACACAGTTGAGGCTGGATCGTGTTGAATGCGAAACAGAGGGCATCAAGGTGGAGACAAAGAAGGATGGTATTGAAGCGGACCGTCATCCTCAGGCATTAAGTTTGAAGATTCACCCGACTCATAAAGATATTTATTTCATCGGTACGGACGAAGGCTGCGTTCACAGATGTTCAATTAATTATTCGTATCAGCATTCGGGGGTGACTCGCATGCACAGCGGAGGGGTTTACTGCATCGAATATTCTCCGTGGAGCCCAAAAGTCTTTCTGACATGCGGCGGTGATTGGTGCATTCGAGTTTGGATAGAAGAAATCAATGAACCCATCCTAACCCTATCAACTGGTTTCGGTCCCATCCAGGCGGCACACTGGTCGCCAGTTAATTCCACAATCATCGTAAGCGTGACTCAGGACTCAGTACAGCTGTGGGATCTGAAAAGGCGCATGCTAAAGCCGGCTTCCTTTACGACGTTCGGAGATTCGACCACCGCACTGACGGTAGTTAAATTTACAAATTGCGGTCGAAGTGTTCTGGTCGGGGACAGCGAGGGGCGCACGTACATTTGCGCCCTGGAGGATATGCCCTTCCCGCCACACTTTCAGTACAAGGAGCTGCAGTCGGCTTTGTACAAGAGTCTGGTTTGTAAACCTGAGCTGCTAAAATTAGTGAAACGTTGCGGATATTTGGGTTACTGA